The following are from one region of the Anaeropeptidivorans aminofermentans genome:
- a CDS encoding stalk domain-containing protein — protein sequence MKRIIGMLFMVLIVVSVSYSVLADTNTNDKSDNKSKTPSEETMRFITGDWKVETFLGFQAITKDDIEWPDGEKIIGRIVSISNTYYSSEDFGAEYKEYGVQIPNAQFNLLEDFSGEDFFYYFRMKPEDTKIVSTDRVQVIQAVSSGQGESAAGCMLVAVNNNRLLISLNSDLFELSKVNEANHPSPAYKSIGELGNDGLTDNQIYSFMDGDIIIQYDEQALLMLDGKFTSKAAAIIKDSQILVPLRYISENFGAEINWIAAEQKIIISKDNDKIELKLNSADASINKEIITLETPPVLFEGKTFVPINFISEAFGKKAGYLPAVNKSIEGALAYDTVVWIESDANTYSEDIATGEILNMLKMKLFEGFVNYKELNKGGRFEKEVNNISEQIKIDIENTKYIGQVGRYALYSGPYTILVDILTNEIYFYTPINAGATLYKPDFNSSSLFGKSYIAG from the coding sequence ATGAAAAGAATTATCGGCATGCTGTTCATGGTGCTAATTGTTGTATCCGTATCTTACAGCGTACTTGCAGATACAAATACCAACGATAAAAGCGATAACAAATCTAAAACGCCAAGTGAAGAAACAATGAGGTTTATCACGGGGGATTGGAAAGTTGAGACGTTTTTAGGATTTCAAGCCATTACTAAAGACGATATAGAATGGCCAGACGGCGAAAAAATAATAGGAAGAATTGTATCCATCTCAAATACCTATTACAGCAGCGAGGATTTCGGCGCAGAATACAAAGAATATGGCGTTCAAATTCCTAATGCACAATTTAATCTGTTAGAGGATTTTTCGGGTGAAGACTTTTTTTATTATTTTAGAATGAAGCCGGAGGATACTAAAATTGTATCTACAGATAGAGTGCAAGTTATCCAGGCGGTTTCAAGCGGTCAGGGCGAATCTGCTGCGGGCTGTATGCTGGTAGCAGTAAATAACAATCGTCTTTTGATTTCCCTAAACAGTGATTTGTTTGAGCTCAGTAAAGTTAACGAAGCAAATCATCCGTCTCCTGCATATAAAAGCATTGGTGAGCTGGGTAATGATGGCCTTACAGACAATCAAATTTATAGTTTCATGGATGGCGATATAATTATTCAGTATGATGAACAGGCTTTGCTTATGCTGGACGGCAAATTTACATCAAAAGCTGCCGCTATTATAAAAGATAGCCAGATACTTGTACCGCTTCGTTATATATCTGAAAATTTTGGCGCTGAAATTAATTGGATAGCAGCTGAGCAGAAAATAATTATTTCGAAGGATAACGATAAAATCGAACTGAAGTTAAATAGTGCGGATGCTTCAATAAACAAAGAAATAATTACCTTGGAAACACCGCCTGTTTTATTTGAGGGAAAAACCTTTGTGCCGATTAATTTTATTTCTGAAGCTTTTGGAAAAAAAGCTGGATATTTGCCCGCCGTTAATAAGTCTATAGAAGGCGCTTTAGCATATGACACTGTTGTCTGGATTGAGTCTGATGCTAATACTTACAGCGAAGATATAGCAACGGGTGAAATATTGAATATGCTTAAAATGAAGCTATTTGAGGGATTTGTGAATTATAAAGAATTAAATAAGGGCGGCCGTTTTGAAAAGGAAGTTAATAATATTTCGGAACAGATAAAAATAGATATTGAAAACACAAAATATATAGGCCAAGTTGGCAGATATGCATTATATTCTGGCCCATATACTATTTTGGTGGATATTTTGACAAATGAGATTTATTTCTACACACCCATAAACGCAGGGGCAACACTTTATAAACCAGACTTTAATAGCTCCAGCCTATTTGGAAAGAGTTATATTGCAGGATAA
- the rpmE gene encoding 50S ribosomal protein L31, protein MKESIQPKYYQATVKCNCGNEFVTGSTKESIRVEVCSKCHPFYTGSQKLLLEAGGQVEKFKKKYNM, encoded by the coding sequence ATGAAAGAAAGCATTCAGCCAAAATATTATCAGGCTACGGTAAAATGCAATTGCGGCAATGAGTTCGTAACTGGTTCTACTAAGGAGAGTATTCGTGTGGAGGTATGTTCCAAGTGCCACCCATTCTATACAGGAAGCCAGAAACTCCTTCTTGAGGCCGGCGGTCAGGTAGAGAAATTCAAGAAGAAATACAATATGTAG
- a CDS encoding DUF1385 domain-containing protein, with amino-acid sequence MKDKEYISTQGTKPCYIGGQAVIEGVMMRGKNMYSMAVRNGDGDIVIESQNFEEKESSKNLKKMPIVRGVFAFIDSMVLGIKIISRSAEMAGIEEEENPGKFEKFLTEKLGDKLNDIIMGISMVISVVLAVGLFMLLPVFIGSFFNKIEYISNNSWALGIIEGIIRLLIFILYIYIISLNKDIHRVFQYHGAEHKTINCLEHEEELTVENVKKYSRYHRRCGTSFLLIVMVISMIFFLFVNTKSLPLRFFSRVIFVPFIAGVSYEVIRWAGRSKSSLVEIVSYPGMKLQGLTTKEPEAEHIECAIKAMKDVLERDGKNGSRS; translated from the coding sequence ATGAAAGATAAAGAATATATATCAACCCAAGGGACGAAGCCATGCTATATCGGCGGACAGGCAGTGATAGAAGGTGTAATGATGCGCGGAAAAAATATGTACTCCATGGCTGTAAGAAACGGTGACGGAGATATTGTGATAGAATCTCAGAATTTTGAGGAGAAGGAAAGCTCTAAAAACTTAAAGAAGATGCCGATTGTAAGAGGGGTATTCGCTTTTATAGATTCGATGGTCCTTGGTATAAAGATTATATCAAGGTCAGCTGAAATGGCAGGCATTGAGGAAGAAGAAAATCCGGGGAAATTTGAAAAATTCTTAACTGAAAAACTTGGAGATAAGCTAAATGATATTATTATGGGAATCAGCATGGTTATTTCCGTTGTGCTTGCAGTAGGGCTTTTTATGCTCCTTCCTGTATTTATAGGAAGCTTTTTTAATAAAATAGAATATATATCAAATAATTCATGGGCTTTGGGAATAATAGAAGGTATCATAAGACTTTTGATTTTTATTCTTTATATCTATATCATATCTTTAAATAAGGATATACACAGGGTATTCCAATACCACGGAGCAGAGCATAAAACCATAAACTGCCTTGAGCATGAGGAAGAACTTACGGTTGAAAACGTAAAAAAATATTCAAGATACCACAGAAGATGCGGAACGAGCTTTCTTTTAATCGTAATGGTAATTTCTATGATATTCTTTTTATTTGTGAACACAAAAAGCCTGCCTTTAAGGTTTTTTTCAAGAGTTATATTTGTTCCTTTCATAGCGGGTGTTTCCTATGAGGTCATAAGATGGGCCGGAAGGTCCAAATCAAGCCTTGTAGAGATTGTAAGCTATCCGGGAATGAAGCTCCAAGGTCTAACGACGAAAGAGCCGGAGGCCGAACATATCGAATGTGCAATTAAAGCAATGAAAGATGTTCTCGAAAGGGACGGGAAAAATGGAAGCCGTTCTTAG
- the prmC gene encoding peptide chain release factor N(5)-glutamine methyltransferase — protein sequence MEAVLSIGEALKEGKRLLREKGISSWSLDGDLIMINVSGLSKVELITKSHTLLSHEKKEKFFEYINRRLNLEPIQYIINHAEFMGLDFYVDKNVLIPRGDTECVIQPAIEYINENKCERILDLCSGSGAIAISIAVYCKDTEAIWASDISSEALEIVRKNSKLNKADNKIKTIQSDMFDKIEDCFDVIISNPPYIEKEEINKLLPNVKDYEPKIALDGGLDGLDFYRIIASEAKKRLKDNGRVYLEIGSSQKEEVKKIFSSYTYICAIKDLYGLDRGLVFRK from the coding sequence ATGGAAGCCGTTCTTAGCATTGGTGAAGCCTTGAAAGAAGGCAAAAGGCTTTTAAGGGAAAAGGGGATTTCCTCATGGTCTCTTGATGGAGATTTGATTATGATAAATGTCTCCGGCCTAAGTAAAGTAGAGCTAATTACAAAATCTCACACTTTATTAAGCCATGAGAAAAAAGAGAAATTTTTTGAATATATAAACAGAAGGCTTAATTTGGAGCCTATTCAGTATATTATTAACCATGCGGAATTTATGGGGCTTGACTTTTATGTGGATAAAAATGTATTAATCCCCAGAGGCGATACGGAATGTGTTATTCAGCCGGCAATTGAGTATATAAATGAAAATAAATGTGAAAGAATTCTCGATCTATGTTCAGGTTCCGGAGCCATAGCTATCAGTATCGCTGTTTACTGCAAGGATACGGAAGCAATATGGGCTTCGGATATTAGTTCGGAAGCTTTGGAGATCGTACGGAAAAATTCTAAATTAAATAAAGCGGATAATAAAATCAAAACCATCCAGTCGGATATGTTTGATAAAATAGAAGATTGCTTCGATGTTATTATTTCCAATCCCCCTTATATTGAAAAGGAAGAGATAAATAAGCTTTTGCCTAATGTAAAAGATTATGAACCGAAAATAGCTTTAGACGGCGGTTTAGACGGTCTGGATTTTTATAGAATCATAGCCTCAGAGGCAAAGAAAAGGCTTAAGGATAACGGGAGAGTGTATCTTGAAATAGGAAGCTCACAGAAAGAAGAGGTTAAAAAAATATTTTCTTCTTATACGTATATTTGCGCGATTAAAGACCTTTATGGTCTTGACAGAGGGCTGGTTTTTCGTAAATAA
- the prfA gene encoding peptide chain release factor 1, with translation MFDRLEELEKKYGELSDKVNSPDIIADQNRWRELMKEHSAITPIIEKYKEYKKTMSDIKEAKEMLGESLDDEMKQMFKDELKEGQERIEEIKEELKILLLPADPNDEKNVIVEIRGGAGGDEAALFAGDLFRMYSRYAERRRWKTEIMSSNENDLGGYKEIVFMIAGKGAYSRLKYESGVHRVQRIPTTESGGRIHTSTVTVAVLPEAEDVDVEIDMNDVRVDVFRSSGNGGQSVNTTDSAVRVTHAPTGIVISCQDEKSQLKNKDKALKILRAKLYELELQKQQNELSAERRSQVGTGDRSERIRTYNFPQGRVTDHRVGLTLHRLDSVLDGDLDEIMDTLITTVQAEKLKSVNE, from the coding sequence ATGTTTGACCGTTTGGAAGAACTGGAAAAGAAATACGGTGAGCTTTCCGATAAGGTAAATTCACCGGATATCATAGCCGACCAGAATAGATGGCGTGAGCTTATGAAGGAACATAGCGCCATAACACCTATAATTGAAAAATATAAAGAGTATAAAAAAACAATGTCTGACATTAAGGAAGCCAAGGAAATGCTAGGGGAAAGCCTTGACGACGAGATGAAGCAGATGTTTAAAGATGAGCTTAAGGAAGGGCAGGAGCGTATTGAAGAAATTAAAGAAGAGCTTAAAATACTTCTTCTTCCTGCCGACCCTAACGATGAGAAGAACGTTATTGTGGAAATCAGAGGCGGCGCCGGCGGAGACGAAGCTGCGCTTTTTGCCGGTGACCTTTTCAGAATGTATTCAAGATATGCTGAAAGAAGGCGTTGGAAGACTGAAATCATGAGCTCCAATGAAAACGACCTTGGCGGATATAAGGAAATCGTTTTCATGATCGCAGGAAAAGGAGCCTATTCAAGGCTTAAATATGAATCAGGGGTACACAGGGTTCAAAGGATACCTACTACTGAATCCGGCGGAAGAATTCATACTTCTACCGTTACTGTAGCTGTTCTTCCCGAAGCTGAAGATGTAGACGTTGAAATAGACATGAACGATGTAAGAGTGGACGTTTTCCGCTCCTCTGGAAACGGCGGGCAGAGCGTAAACACAACAGATTCAGCCGTTCGCGTTACCCATGCCCCTACAGGAATTGTAATAAGCTGCCAAGACGAGAAATCTCAGCTAAAAAACAAAGACAAGGCTCTTAAAATCCTTAGAGCAAAGCTTTATGAATTAGAGCTTCAAAAACAGCAAAACGAGCTTTCTGCCGAAAGAAGAAGCCAGGTTGGAACCGGGGACCGAAGCGAGCGTATCCGTACCTATAATTTCCCCCAGGGACGCGTGACGGACCATAGAGTGGGTCTTACTTTACACAGGCTGGATTCCGTACTTGACGGTGATTTAGACGAAATTATGGATACATTAATTACAACGGTTCAGGCTGAAAAGCTTAAATCTGTAAATGAATAA
- a CDS encoding nitroreductase family protein produces MESNQVLDTIMQRRSIRAYKPDQISEDQLEAFIKTALISPTASNRQRFHFTVIQNREIINEIEEDVIREIAKTSATELLERIKSRKGKVIYDAPTLIILSAEPSSYSGIDAGIAVQSLALAAKSMGLDSVILGMLAYAFKGERAEEWKKRLQFPEGYDFTIGIAIGYGDMPGNEREINREKLSIIR; encoded by the coding sequence ATGGAAAGTAATCAAGTATTGGATACAATAATGCAAAGAAGAAGCATAAGAGCGTATAAACCTGATCAGATTTCAGAAGATCAGTTGGAAGCTTTTATAAAAACAGCGCTTATATCTCCAACAGCATCGAACCGCCAGAGATTTCATTTTACTGTTATTCAGAACAGAGAAATTATAAATGAGATTGAAGAAGATGTTATAAGAGAGATTGCCAAGACTTCTGCAACAGAGTTATTAGAAAGAATAAAATCCAGAAAAGGAAAAGTCATTTATGATGCCCCGACATTAATCATTCTTTCTGCCGAGCCTTCTTCTTATTCAGGCATAGACGCAGGAATTGCAGTACAGTCTTTGGCATTAGCGGCAAAAAGTATGGGCCTTGACAGCGTAATTCTCGGAATGCTTGCTTATGCTTTTAAAGGTGAAAGAGCTGAGGAGTGGAAGAAGAGGCTTCAATTCCCCGAAGGTTATGACTTTACCATAGGCATTGCCATAGGGTATGGGGACATGCCGGGAAATGAACGTGAAATAAATAGAGAAAAACTTTCAATCATAAGATAA
- a CDS encoding ABC transporter substrate-binding protein, whose product MKKKLAIFMACVMSFGMLGGCSGNSTDTASKSDSSGDVIKIGVFMPLTGANAAGGELEIEGIKLANELYPEVLGKKVELVIVDNKSDKQEAANAVTRLIEKDKVPAIIGTYGSSLAMAAGNVVKEAKIPTIGTSCTNPQVTLNNPYYFRVAFIDPFQGKVMAHYAYENLGARKVALVQEISNDYSVGLVKFFTEEFKALTGDENCIVETGNYQTGDTDFSAILTSIKGKNPDAIFAPGNYTESAMLIKQARDLGMDVPFMGCDTWEVNEFIEIGASAVEGAVLSTFFSEEYAITKEGEKFLEEYAKRYPDKPAAALTALGYDAYILMIDAIERAGSTDSDAIRDAIAVTENFEGAAGNVTLDENGDAVKDAIIKVVKDGEFRYLDFISFAK is encoded by the coding sequence ATGAAAAAGAAACTTGCTATATTTATGGCTTGTGTCATGTCTTTTGGTATGCTTGGAGGATGCTCAGGAAATAGTACAGATACTGCTTCAAAATCGGACTCTTCAGGCGATGTTATCAAGATAGGCGTTTTCATGCCGCTTACCGGAGCCAATGCGGCAGGAGGAGAGCTTGAGATTGAAGGGATTAAGCTTGCAAACGAGCTTTATCCCGAAGTTCTCGGTAAGAAGGTTGAGCTTGTTATTGTAGACAATAAGTCTGACAAGCAGGAAGCTGCCAATGCTGTAACAAGGCTTATAGAAAAGGATAAGGTTCCTGCAATCATCGGAACTTATGGCTCTTCTCTTGCTATGGCAGCCGGAAATGTCGTAAAGGAAGCAAAGATTCCCACAATAGGTACATCATGTACAAATCCCCAGGTTACACTTAATAATCCTTATTATTTCCGTGTTGCATTTATTGACCCCTTCCAAGGAAAGGTAATGGCCCATTACGCCTATGAGAATTTAGGTGCAAGAAAGGTCGCTCTCGTACAGGAAATCTCCAACGACTACTCCGTTGGCCTTGTTAAGTTCTTTACTGAAGAATTTAAAGCACTTACAGGTGACGAAAACTGTATTGTTGAGACAGGCAATTATCAGACAGGGGATACGGATTTCAGTGCTATTTTAACATCGATTAAAGGTAAGAATCCCGATGCTATATTTGCCCCTGGAAATTATACGGAATCTGCAATGCTCATTAAGCAGGCCAGAGACCTTGGCATGGATGTTCCCTTCATGGGCTGCGATACATGGGAAGTTAATGAGTTTATAGAAATAGGCGCTTCTGCAGTTGAGGGTGCGGTTTTAAGCACATTCTTCTCAGAAGAATATGCCATTACTAAAGAAGGTGAGAAATTCCTTGAAGAGTATGCAAAGAGATATCCTGATAAGCCTGCAGCTGCTTTAACGGCTCTTGGATACGATGCGTACATACTTATGATAGATGCAATTGAGAGAGCAGGAAGTACGGATTCTGATGCTATAAGAGATGCCATTGCGGTAACGGAAAATTTTGAAGGTGCCGCCGGCAATGTTACCCTCGATGAAAATGGCGATGCCGTTAAAGACGCTATAATCAAAGTAGTTAAAGATGGTGAGTTCAGATACCTTGATTTTATCTCATTTGCAAAATAA
- a CDS encoding branched-chain amino acid ABC transporter permease, producing MDSAIKAKNMAVMKFLLWGIGLILLLVTLCIWRGMRPSVFAQYFTNGISLGSLYALIAIGYTMVYGILSLINFAHGDIFMMACYFGFYGIALFRMPWYLSFVFTVAATALLGILIEKIAYKPLRNAPKNSVLISAIAVSWLLENFATYSFSGKPKSFPEIPGAMTVYNIYGVSIQKITFIIPVVAIIFMSLLLYLVDKTKLGMAMRAVSRDHEISGVMGINVNRIISFTFVIGSALAGVGAFLWGIKYTSVMPLMGVMPGLKCFIAAVIGGIGNIKGALLGGFLLGMIEILVVGFFPELSGYKDAFAFIMLILILFIKPAGLLGKPTTEKV from the coding sequence TTGGATTCAGCTATAAAAGCTAAAAATATGGCAGTAATGAAATTTCTTCTTTGGGGAATAGGCCTTATACTGCTTTTGGTAACGCTCTGTATATGGCGGGGCATGAGGCCTTCGGTTTTTGCCCAGTATTTTACGAACGGAATCTCCCTTGGAAGCCTATATGCCCTTATAGCCATAGGGTATACAATGGTTTATGGAATATTAAGCCTTATTAATTTTGCCCATGGTGATATTTTTATGATGGCCTGTTATTTTGGGTTTTACGGCATAGCCCTTTTCAGAATGCCCTGGTATTTATCCTTTGTTTTTACTGTCGCAGCTACGGCTCTTCTTGGAATATTAATTGAAAAGATAGCCTACAAGCCTTTAAGAAATGCCCCTAAGAATTCTGTGCTTATTTCAGCTATAGCAGTATCTTGGCTTTTGGAAAACTTTGCTACATATTCTTTCAGCGGAAAGCCTAAAAGCTTCCCAGAAATTCCCGGAGCCATGACAGTGTACAATATTTATGGCGTTAGCATACAGAAGATTACTTTTATAATTCCCGTAGTGGCCATAATTTTCATGTCTCTTCTTCTTTATCTTGTGGATAAAACAAAGCTTGGCATGGCCATGAGAGCCGTTTCCAGAGACCATGAAATCTCAGGAGTAATGGGTATAAACGTGAATAGGATTATAAGCTTTACTTTTGTTATAGGCTCTGCCCTTGCAGGGGTCGGTGCCTTCTTGTGGGGAATAAAATACACCTCTGTAATGCCTTTAATGGGTGTTATGCCGGGTCTTAAATGCTTTATCGCAGCCGTAATCGGAGGCATCGGCAATATTAAAGGCGCTCTCTTAGGAGGGTTTCTTCTTGGGATGATTGAGATACTGGTTGTAGGGTTTTTCCCGGAGCTTTCCGGCTATAAGGATGCTTTTGCGTTTATTATGCTTATACTGATACTCTTCATTAAACCGGCAGGATTATTAGGAAAGCCGACAACGGAGAAGGTGTGA
- a CDS encoding branched-chain amino acid ABC transporter permease gives MNKTNKNLKSKRNIVFIVIIIAVLLCSFAGDSILDSYAKRILNLCAIYTIIALSMNLVNGFTGQFSLGQAGFMAIGAYVVGIFTLPIEYRDAIFFVEPMLPAIKNIYIPLLPALLLGGALSAVFAFFIGLPVLRLRGDYLAIATLGFSEIIRIVLTNAQSVTNGALGIKDIPTMTNMFYIHIVLIVTIVFMALLINSSYGRAFKAIREDEIAAQAMGVSLLRHKLLAFIISAFIAGVGGGLTVVLIGTVDPKAFIFTFTYNFLLMIVLGGMGSITGTVIASYVVTIALEQLRFFDEPLSILGMNLPFFRPGLRMLMFSLLLLIIVLFFPNGIMGNRELSLSFLKEKWSNIKSRFHSKKGGEVS, from the coding sequence ATGAATAAAACAAATAAAAACCTAAAAAGCAAAAGAAATATAGTCTTTATAGTAATAATTATAGCCGTTCTTTTATGTTCCTTTGCTGGGGACAGCATTCTTGATTCTTATGCAAAGAGAATATTGAACCTTTGTGCTATTTATACGATAATTGCGCTTTCTATGAACCTTGTAAATGGCTTTACTGGTCAGTTCTCTCTGGGACAGGCAGGATTTATGGCCATAGGGGCTTATGTTGTAGGAATATTCACTCTGCCCATCGAATACCGTGATGCCATATTTTTTGTAGAGCCGATGCTTCCTGCTATTAAAAATATATACATTCCGCTTTTACCTGCTTTGCTTTTGGGAGGCGCTCTTTCGGCTGTTTTTGCCTTCTTTATAGGTCTTCCTGTTTTAAGGCTTAGAGGGGATTATCTTGCAATAGCAACTTTAGGGTTTTCCGAAATAATCCGTATCGTTCTTACGAATGCTCAGAGCGTTACCAACGGTGCTTTGGGAATAAAGGATATCCCTACCATGACAAATATGTTCTATATCCATATTGTTCTTATAGTTACCATCGTATTTATGGCCTTACTAATAAATTCCTCTTACGGAAGGGCATTTAAAGCCATCAGAGAAGATGAAATTGCAGCTCAGGCTATGGGCGTGTCCCTTTTAAGGCATAAGCTTCTGGCCTTTATAATAAGCGCTTTTATAGCAGGGGTTGGGGGAGGCCTTACAGTAGTTCTCATAGGAACCGTTGACCCTAAAGCCTTTATATTCACATTTACTTATAATTTCCTCCTTATGATTGTCCTTGGAGGAATGGGAAGCATCACAGGTACGGTAATAGCTTCTTATGTAGTAACCATTGCTTTGGAGCAGCTTCGATTTTTCGATGAACCGCTTTCCATATTGGGAATGAATCTGCCGTTTTTCAGACCAGGCCTTAGAATGCTTATGTTTTCTCTGCTTCTGCTTATTATTGTTCTTTTCTTCCCTAACGGAATTATGGGCAATAGAGAGCTTTCTTTAAGCTTCCTTAAGGAAAAATGGAGCAATATAAAATCCCGCTTTCATTCTAAAAAAGGGGGTGAGGTATCATGA
- a CDS encoding ABC transporter ATP-binding protein, whose product MSVLNLNNVTMRFGGVTAVNNLNLNIEKGEIVALIGPNGAGKTTAFNLITGVYTPTEGEIGFLNADITGKLPNNIAKLGIGRTFQNIRLFKDLSVYENVIIAQHLHIKSNFVSAVLRLPGYMKEEKKMREKTDFLLEKLELSEYKNYKSSSLPYGKQRRLEIARALATDPKLLLLDEPVAGMNPQETMELGEFIGQIKEEFDLTVLLIEHHMDMVMEISDRIYVLDFGNKIAEGTPMEIQNNQRVIAAYLGGETSA is encoded by the coding sequence ATGAGCGTTCTAAATCTTAATAACGTTACCATGCGTTTTGGCGGAGTAACGGCTGTAAATAATCTTAATCTTAATATAGAAAAAGGCGAAATAGTAGCCCTGATAGGCCCTAACGGTGCTGGAAAAACAACAGCTTTTAATCTTATAACGGGAGTATATACCCCTACAGAAGGGGAAATAGGATTTCTCAATGCAGATATTACGGGAAAGCTTCCCAATAATATTGCAAAGCTTGGCATAGGCCGCACTTTCCAAAATATCCGTCTTTTTAAAGACTTGAGTGTTTATGAAAACGTAATCATAGCCCAGCATCTTCATATAAAATCTAATTTTGTTTCCGCTGTTTTAAGGCTTCCGGGATATATGAAAGAAGAAAAGAAAATGAGAGAAAAAACAGATTTTCTTCTTGAAAAGCTGGAGCTTTCCGAATATAAAAATTATAAATCCAGCTCGCTGCCTTACGGAAAGCAAAGAAGGCTTGAGATTGCAAGGGCTCTTGCAACAGACCCTAAGCTTCTCCTTCTTGATGAACCTGTAGCCGGAATGAACCCCCAAGAGACTATGGAGCTCGGAGAATTTATAGGCCAGATAAAAGAAGAATTCGACCTTACGGTGCTTTTAATAGAGCATCATATGGATATGGTTATGGAAATTTCCGACAGAATATACGTCCTTGATTTCGGAAATAAAATAGCGGAAGGAACGCCTATGGAGATACAGAATAATCAAAGAGTTATTGCCGCATATCTTGGAGGTGAGACCAGTGCTTGA
- a CDS encoding ABC transporter ATP-binding protein: protein MLEINKISVAYGGIQALRNVSLSIPEGKIITLIGANGAGKSTVLRTVMGLVKSREGSVTYNKEEITGKTSREIVSKGITMVPEGRRIFPNLTVIENLKIGAYLRNDKEEIKADINHVFELFPRLQERQWQPAGTLSGGEQQMLAVGRALLSKPKLLLMDEPSLGLAPLVVQDIFSIIKTINEDGVTILLVEQNANMALKVADFAYVLETGQISLSGKGSELLKDEGIQAAYLGKKRESK from the coding sequence GTGCTTGAAATTAATAAGATATCCGTAGCTTATGGCGGAATCCAAGCCTTACGTAATGTATCCCTAAGCATACCGGAAGGCAAAATCATAACCCTCATAGGAGCAAACGGCGCAGGCAAGTCTACGGTTCTCCGTACCGTTATGGGTCTCGTAAAATCGAGGGAAGGCTCTGTTACCTATAATAAAGAAGAAATAACGGGGAAAACCTCCAGGGAAATAGTTTCTAAAGGTATCACTATGGTTCCCGAGGGAAGAAGGATATTTCCAAACCTTACAGTTATTGAAAACCTCAAAATAGGAGCGTATCTGCGAAATGATAAAGAAGAAATAAAAGCGGACATTAATCATGTATTTGAGCTATTTCCAAGGCTTCAGGAAAGGCAATGGCAGCCGGCAGGCACTTTATCAGGGGGAGAGCAGCAAATGCTTGCCGTAGGCAGAGCACTGCTGTCTAAACCGAAATTGCTTCTTATGGATGAGCCTTCTCTGGGCCTTGCACCCTTAGTTGTACAGGATATTTTCAGCATAATTAAAACAATAAATGAAGACGGCGTGACCATTCTCCTGGTTGAGCAAAACGCCAATATGGCCCTTAAAGTTGCGGATTTTGCCTATGTTCTTGAAACAGGTCAAATATCACTTTCAGGAAAGGGCTCGGAATTGCTTAAAGATGAAGGTATACAGGCCGCCTATCTGGGTAAAAAAAGAGAGTCAAAATAA